In the genome of Ureibacillus sp. FSL W7-1570, the window TTTTTTAATTGTTCAACTTTTAACAGTGTGTTCTTCAAGAACAGTCCCCTCCTCTTTCTCCAATAAGAAACATCTTGCCTTATGACCTGCTGAAACTTCATATATCGGAGGATTTTCATTGAAGCACCGATCCGTTGCAAATTCACATCTTGGGGCAAATCTGCATCCGGTTTTGATGGAACCAGGCTTTGGAACGGAACCCGGGATCGAATATAATGTTTCCTTCTTCACCCGCATATCCGGCACGGATTGAATAAGTCCTTTTGTATATGGATGGCTTGGATTTTTAAAGATTTCCATCACCGATGCTTCTTCCACGATTTGCCCGCTGTACATGACAACCACCCTTTCGCAGATTTCCGCCACGACACCTAAATCATGGGTGATCAGAAGAACAGCGGAATTGAATTTTTTATTCAAATCTTGCATCAGTTTCATAATTTGCGCTTGAATCGTTACATCCAATGCGGTTGTCGGTTCATCGGCAATCAGTAATTTCGGATTGCAAGACAAAGCCATCGCAATCATCACCCTCTGTCTCATACCGCCGGATAATTGATGGGGATATTCCTTCATCAATTCTTCCGCGCGGGGAAGTCCGACAAGTTTCATCATTTCGATGGCATGGCTTTCGGCTTTCTTTTTGCCCCAATCCCGATGATGGATCCGAATCGCCTCAACCAATTGGTTCCCAATTGTGAACAAAGGGTTCAAAGAAGTCATCGGCTCCTGGAAAATCATCGCGATATCCTTTCCGCGAATCTTCCGCATCTCCTTTTCCGGAAGCTTCGTCAAATCCCTGCCTTCCAGCAATATTTCACCTGATGTTATTTTTCCGGGAGGGTTTGGAACCAGCCCCATGATCGATAAAGAGGTAACGCTCTTCCCGCAACCGGATTCACCTACAATTGCCAATATTTCGCCTTCATAGACTTTAAAATCTATATGATCAACCGCGGGAACTTTTCCGTCATTTGT includes:
- a CDS encoding ABC transporter ATP-binding protein — its product is MERKVLLEVKDLETTFFTNDGKVPAVDHIDFKVYEGEILAIVGESGCGKSVTSLSIMGLVPNPPGKITSGEILLEGRDLTKLPEKEMRKIRGKDIAMIFQEPMTSLNPLFTIGNQLVEAIRIHHRDWGKKKAESHAIEMMKLVGLPRAEELMKEYPHQLSGGMRQRVMIAMALSCNPKLLIADEPTTALDVTIQAQIMKLMQDLNKKFNSAVLLITHDLGVVAEICERVVVMYSGQIVEEASVMEIFKNPSHPYTKGLIQSVPDMRVKKETLYSIPGSVPKPGSIKTGCRFAPRCEFATDRCFNENPPIYEVSAGHKARCFLLEKEEGTVLEEHTVKS